A region of Roseobacter litoralis Och 149 DNA encodes the following proteins:
- a CDS encoding NADH-quinone oxidoreductase subunit A, with amino-acid sequence MDDMLREYLPILVFLAVAIGLGLVLILAAVVLAVRNPDPEKVSAYECGFNAFDDARMKFDVRFYLVSILFIIFDLEIAFLFPWAVAFKDISMVGFWSMMVFLGVLTIGFAYEWKKGALEWQ; translated from the coding sequence TTGGACGACATGTTACGCGAATACTTGCCGATTCTCGTGTTTCTGGCGGTTGCCATCGGTCTTGGTCTTGTGCTGATCCTCGCTGCTGTTGTGTTGGCGGTACGCAATCCGGACCCCGAAAAAGTGTCTGCTTATGAATGCGGCTTCAACGCTTTTGATGATGCACGCATGAAGTTCGATGTGCGGTTCTACCTCGTGTCGATCCTTTTCATCATCTTTGACCTCGAAATTGCCTTCCTGTTTCCATGGGCCGTGGCGTTCAAGGACATCAGCATGGTGGGGTTCTGGTCTATGATGGTCTTTCTGGGCGTCCTGACGATTGGCTTCGCCTATGAATGGAAAAAAGGCGCGCTTGAGTGGCAGTAA
- a CDS encoding fasciclin domain-containing protein: MNRRSTLKAALAVTALTTISACATLTGGDDIVDVAASNGNFNTLVAAVQAAGLEDTLRSEGPFTVFAPTDAAFAALPAGTVEDLLLPENKDKLAGILTYHVIPGAVMAADVSGASTDVATVNGALLTVDGTGDGVVVGGANVTAADIKASNGVIHVIDKVLLP, encoded by the coding sequence ATGAACAGACGCTCCACTCTCAAAGCGGCCCTTGCCGTTACTGCCCTGACCACCATCTCTGCCTGTGCAACACTGACAGGTGGCGATGACATCGTCGATGTCGCGGCATCCAACGGCAACTTTAACACGCTGGTCGCTGCGGTTCAGGCAGCTGGCCTTGAGGATACACTGCGCAGCGAAGGTCCGTTCACTGTTTTCGCACCAACCGATGCAGCCTTTGCAGCCCTGCCCGCTGGGACCGTTGAGGACCTGCTGCTGCCGGAAAACAAAGACAAACTGGCCGGAATTCTGACATACCATGTGATCCCCGGCGCAGTGATGGCCGCGGATGTGAGTGGCGCAAGCACGGACGTGGCAACCGTTAACGGCGCATTGTTGACCGTTGACGGAACAGGCGATGGTGTTGTTGTCGGCGGCGCAAATGTGACCGCGGCGGACATCAAAGCGTCAAACGGTGTGATCCATGTGATCGACAAAGTGCTGCTGCCCTGA
- a CDS encoding crotonase/enoyl-CoA hydratase family protein codes for MFDTITVDTDARGVATLSLNRPEKHNAMSGQMLEELTSAAKRLASDSDVRVVVLTGAGKSFCAGGDLGWMRDQMTMDRATRNEEARKLAMMLDALNSLPKPLIGALQGNAFGGGVGLACVCDVAVGVDTIKLGLTETRLGLIPATIGPYVIGRMGEGCARRVFMSGRIFDAAEAVSLGILARVVPQAAFAQAVEEEITPYLSCAPGAVAAAKKLARELGAAVSPEQIEHSIEALADQWEGAEAAEGIAAFFDKRKASWVQ; via the coding sequence GTGTTTGATACCATTACGGTTGATACAGATGCGCGCGGCGTCGCCACCCTGAGCCTCAACCGTCCGGAAAAGCACAATGCGATGTCCGGGCAGATGCTGGAGGAACTGACATCTGCCGCAAAACGGCTCGCGTCAGACAGCGATGTCCGGGTCGTTGTCTTGACCGGAGCAGGCAAGAGTTTTTGCGCGGGTGGTGATCTGGGGTGGATGCGCGACCAGATGACGATGGACCGCGCCACCCGCAATGAAGAGGCGCGCAAGCTGGCGATGATGCTGGATGCGCTCAACAGCCTGCCCAAACCGCTGATCGGGGCGCTGCAGGGGAATGCCTTTGGCGGTGGCGTTGGGCTGGCTTGCGTGTGTGACGTCGCGGTCGGGGTCGATACGATCAAGCTGGGGCTGACGGAGACGCGCCTTGGCCTGATCCCTGCCACCATCGGGCCTTACGTGATCGGACGGATGGGCGAGGGCTGTGCGCGGCGTGTCTTTATGTCGGGCCGTATCTTTGACGCAGCGGAGGCTGTATCTTTGGGCATTTTGGCGCGTGTCGTGCCGCAAGCGGCCTTTGCCCAAGCGGTTGAAGAAGAAATCACGCCCTATCTGTCTTGCGCGCCCGGAGCCGTGGCGGCGGCCAAAAAGCTGGCACGGGAATTGGGCGCGGCGGTGTCCCCGGAACAGATTGAACACTCGATTGAAGCCTTGGCCGATCAGTGGGAAGGGGCGGAAGCCGCCGAGGGTATCGCGGCTTTCTTTGACAAGCGCAAAGCCTCTTGGGTGCAGTGA